The genomic region CCCTGGACCGCCCGGTCGATGACCTCCCAGTGGTCTGCGGAGACGACGACGGCCACGGCCTCCGAGTGACCGAGCACGTGCTCCATCTCGGTCGCGGTGTTCGCCGCGTTGGCAGGCACGGCGACCGCACCGATCCAGGTCAGCCCGAACCAGCTGAAGAGGAACTCCGGGCAGTTCGGCAGATGGATGACGACCGCGTCGCCCTTGCCGATGCCCAGGCCGGCGAAGCCGGCCGCAGCCCGCTGCACGTTGCGCAGGAACTCGCTGTAGGTGAACTCCTGAACATCGCCGTTCCTGCCCTCGAACACGAGGTACGGCTTGTCGGGCTGCCTGTCCACACGCTCGGTGAGCAGGTTCCGCAGATTTCGCCGACCGACGACGTCGACGCTGAGAGCAGTCATGTCCATGCGTCTCCTCCTCAGTCGCGCGAGGACAGACCGAGCATGTTGCGCGCGATCATCCAGCGGTGGATCTCGCCGGTCCCATGGCCGATGCGCCAGACGCGGACCTGGCGGTAGAAGCTCTGGATCGGGACCTCCTTGCTGTAGCCGAGCCCGCCGAAGATCTGGAGGCAGCGGTCGGTGACCCGCTGGGCCATCTCGGTCGCGTAGAGCTTGGCCATGAAGGCCTCGTTGCGGATGTGCTGCCCCTCGTCGGCCATCCAGGCAGCCCGGTACACGAGCATTCGGGCCGCATCGAGCTCGACGGCCGAGTCGGCCAGCATCCACTGGATGGCCTGGCGGGTGGCGATCGGCTTGCCCCACGTCACGCGCTGCTTGGCCCACTCCACGGCCAGGTCGATCGACCGCTGTGCGATGCCCAGCTGGTACGCGGCGATCTTGAGACGGCCGTGGGTGAGCTGCTCGGACGCGAGCTCCCAGGCCCCGTTCACCTCGCCCAGCCGGTTGGCGTCCGGGACGACGCAGTCCTCGAAGGTCAGTTCGTAGGGCTCCCACGCGTCGCCCATCGTGGGGATCGGGCGGGACAGCTCGAAGCCCGGTGTGCCGATGTCGACCAGGAAGCAGGTGATGCCGCGGCCGCCGAGGGCCGGGTCGGTGGTGGCGAACAGGATGCAGAAGTCAGCACGGTCGGCCTCGGAGATGAAGGTCTTGCGGCCGTTGATGATCCAGTTGTCGCCGTCCCGCTTCGCCTGCGTGGTGATGCGGGCGAAGTCGGAGCCACCTCCCGGCTCCGTGAAGGCGTAGCAGCTGCGCTTGCCGTCATCGATGACGCCACGCAGGTACCGCTTCTTCTGATCCTCGTTGCCCTCGTAGAGGGCGGGCTCGGGGCTCCCGCCGAAGTCGAACATGGCCGGGTGCTTGTAGAGCTCCTCCGCCACGAGGCACGTCGCCAGGGTCCCCATGCCCTGGCCGCCGTACTCCTCGGGCACGTCCAGCGCCCAGAACCCCAGCTGGCGGGCGCGCTGCTCGAGCTCCGTGCGCTGTTCGTTGGTGAAGTTGCCCTTGAGCAGGAATTCCTGCTCCAACGGCATGAGTTCGCGCTCGCGGAACTGCCGGACCGAGTCGACGAACTGCTTGAGCTCGTCGGGGATGCTGAAGTCCATAGGGACGCTTGCCTTTCGCTGCGATGAGGAGGGATCGAGCCTTCAGATGCGGTAGGCCCAGGTGTTGCTGAAGCCGCCGTCGACCACGACCGTCGTCCCGGTCACGTAGCGAGCGGCAGGGGATGCCAGGAAGACAGCCGGCCCCGCCAGGTCGTCGGGCTGACCCCAACGTGCCTGTGCGATCCGGCCTCTGACGGCCTCGTAGAAGGCCTTGTCCTTGCGACCGTTGGCGTTCATCTCGGTCTCGATGAACCCCGGCGCCAGGGCATTCACCGTGATGCCGTGCGGCGCCCAATCTGCGGCTAGGCACTGCGTCAGGGAGCGGATCGCGGCCTTGCTGGGTGAGTACGGGATCGAGCGCGAGATCCCCTGCTCGGACAGCACCGAGGTCACGTTGATGATCCGCCCGTAACCGCGGCTGATCATGTGCGTGCCGACCGCCTTGATGAGGGCGAATGTGCCTCGCACGTTCACGTCCATGACCCGGTCCCAGTCCTCGACGGACAGCTCCTGGGCCAGCCGGGCGAAGGGGCTCGTGGCCGCGTTGTTCACCAGCACATGCAGCTGCGAGAACTGCTCGCGGGCCAGCTCGGCGACGTGCACGGCCTGGTCGGTCTGGTTGATGTCGGCCACGAGCGGCAGAGCTGCCCCGCCCTGGGCCTCGATCTCGCGGGCGACGTCGTCGAGGGTCTTCTGCTCACGCCCCAGGAGGACGACGTCCGCGCCGGCGCCCGCCAGCGCCAAGGCGATCGACCGACCGATTCCGCGGCTGGCGCCCGACACCACGGCGGCCTGCCCGTCGAGGCGGAAATCTGGCCCCATGTGCGCCTCCGGAGATGTTCGACCGACCGGTCGGTTGGCTGATACGGTGAGGACTATCACAGCGGCTGCCGCGAGCTGTCAAGAAGTCATCTCGATCTCGCCCGTGGTTCGGTCGACGACTCGGCACGTGGCCAGAAGGCGTGTTCCAGGAGGGGTCCAGTGACGCCGAGACTGATGGGAAAGACGGCTCTCGTCGCCGGTGCGGGCGGCGCCTTGGGAGCGGCGATCGCGACCGCTTTCGCCGCCGAGGGCGTGCGCGGGCTGTTGCTGGCCGATCTGGCACCGGACGGCCTACGGCCGCTGCGCGACCGGCTGGCCGGCGCAGGCCACACGGTCGTCACCGCGGCCCTGGACGTCACCGACGGAGAGGCCTTCGACGAGGTAGTCGCCGACGCGGTACAGCGCTGGGGCCGGCTGGACGTGCTGGTGAACAATGCCGGGGTCGTGCCGCCGAACGCCCGGCTGCACAACCTCTCGACAGAGGCCTGGTCCTCCTGCCTCGCGGTGAACCTGACGGGCACCTTCCACGGCATCCGGGCGGCCGCCCGCGTCATGCGCGAACACGGGGGTGCCGTCGTGAACACCGCATCGGTGAGCGCGGTGACGGCCTGGCCCCATGCGGGGCCCTACGGCGCGGCGAAGGCCGGCGTGGTCCACCTCACGAAGGTCGCCGCACTCGAGTACGCGAAAGAGAGGATCCGGGTGAACTGTGTCTGTCCCGGCGCCTTCCCGTCGGCCATCCACGACGGACTGCCGGCCGGCGCTCTCGAGTCCATCGCGTCCCGGCATCCGCTGGGCC from Blastococcus colisei harbors:
- a CDS encoding SDR family NAD(P)-dependent oxidoreductase, with product MTPRLMGKTALVAGAGGALGAAIATAFAAEGVRGLLLADLAPDGLRPLRDRLAGAGHTVVTAALDVTDGEAFDEVVADAVQRWGRLDVLVNNAGVVPPNARLHNLSTEAWSSCLAVNLTGTFHGIRAAARVMREHGGAVVNTASVSAVTAWPHAGPYGAAKAGVVHLTKVAALEYAKERIRVNCVCPGAFPSAIHDGLPAGALESIASRHPLGLGRPEDVAAAIVHLASEESRWTTGHALIVDGGYSLP
- a CDS encoding SDR family NAD(P)-dependent oxidoreductase; the encoded protein is MGPDFRLDGQAAVVSGASRGIGRSIALALAGAGADVVLLGREQKTLDDVAREIEAQGGAALPLVADINQTDQAVHVAELAREQFSQLHVLVNNAATSPFARLAQELSVEDWDRVMDVNVRGTFALIKAVGTHMISRGYGRIINVTSVLSEQGISRSIPYSPSKAAIRSLTQCLAADWAPHGITVNALAPGFIETEMNANGRKDKAFYEAVRGRIAQARWGQPDDLAGPAVFLASPAARYVTGTTVVVDGGFSNTWAYRI
- a CDS encoding acyl-CoA dehydrogenase family protein, which translates into the protein MDFSIPDELKQFVDSVRQFRERELMPLEQEFLLKGNFTNEQRTELEQRARQLGFWALDVPEEYGGQGMGTLATCLVAEELYKHPAMFDFGGSPEPALYEGNEDQKKRYLRGVIDDGKRSCYAFTEPGGGSDFARITTQAKRDGDNWIINGRKTFISEADRADFCILFATTDPALGGRGITCFLVDIGTPGFELSRPIPTMGDAWEPYELTFEDCVVPDANRLGEVNGAWELASEQLTHGRLKIAAYQLGIAQRSIDLAVEWAKQRVTWGKPIATRQAIQWMLADSAVELDAARMLVYRAAWMADEGQHIRNEAFMAKLYATEMAQRVTDRCLQIFGGLGYSKEVPIQSFYRQVRVWRIGHGTGEIHRWMIARNMLGLSSRD